In Mangifera indica cultivar Alphonso chromosome 1, CATAS_Mindica_2.1, whole genome shotgun sequence, a single genomic region encodes these proteins:
- the LOC123216486 gene encoding PLAT domain-containing protein 3-like, protein MASNTLSLYLLLLLSSATIAFSDGDNCVYTVYIRTGSIFKGGTDSIISLRLYDLYGEMVEIKNLELWGGLMGSGYNYFERGNVDIFSGRGQCLSRPVCAMNLTSDGSGPHHGWYVNYVEVTSAGLHTPCSQQHFTLEQWLALDAAPFELTAIRNYCPPNYAGRQNEDRKRVFKSLSFAR, encoded by the exons ATGGCCTCCAACACTCTCTCGCTTTACCTGCTACTCCTGCTCTCCTCCGCCACAATCGCGTTCTCG GATGGAGATAATTGTGTTTACACGGTGTACATCAGAACGGGTTCCATCTTCAAGGGAGGCACTGACTCGATCATCAGCTTGAGACTGTATGACTTGTACGGTGAGATGGTGGAGATAAAGAATCTGGAGTTATGGGGAGGGCTGATGGGTTCAGGTTACAACTATTTCGAGAGAGGTAATGTAGACATTTTCAGTGGAAGAGGGCAGTGCCTGAGTAGACCTGTGTGCGCCATGAATCTTACATCGGACGGCTCAGGACCGCATCATGGATGGTACGTTAACTACGTGGAGGTCACATCAGCCGGCCTTCACACGCCTTGCTCTCAACAGCACTTCACTTTAGAGCAGTGGCTGGCGCTGGATGCGGCTCCATTTGAGTTGACCGCTATCAGGAATTACTGTCCTCCGAATTATGCTGGTCGGCAAAACGAAGATCGTAAAAGGGTATTTAAGTCTTTGTCTTTTGCCAGGTAA